A stretch of Triticum urartu cultivar G1812 unplaced genomic scaffold, Tu2.1 TuUngrouped_contig_9961, whole genome shotgun sequence DNA encodes these proteins:
- the LOC125532449 gene encoding non-lysosomal glucosylceramidase-like isoform X2, which yields MTWANSIGGLSHQSGGHVNEPFIGENGISGVLLHHKTANNNPPVTFAVAARENQNVDVTVLPIFGLSGESSVTAKEMWGTMVQGGCFDRDNFNAGPSMPSSVGDTVCAAVSASTWVEPHGRCTVVFALAWSSPEVKFKKGSRYHRRYTKFYGTSPRSAINLAQDALMKYKHWEEEIDKWQTPILRDERLPEWYKITLFNELYFLVAGGTVWIDSDLSSSLPEDSDLPLHNSTCNSTVPLIGSSPPDFDDKENVGKFLYLEGVEYFMWCTYDVHFYASFALLDLFPKIELSIQRDFARAVLREDRTRVRFLADGTWGTRKVIGAVPHDLGAHDPWHELNAYNIHDTSRWKDLNPKFVLQVYRDFAATDDMSFGKDVWPAVCTAMEYIEQFDRDGDCMIENDGFPDQTYDAWTVLGVSAYCGCLWLAALQAAAAMARSLGHDDYADRCMVKFAKAKHVFEAKLWNGSYFNYDSGTSYSSRSIQADQLAGQWYTASSGLPPLFDEDRIKCTLQKIFDYNVMRVKGGRIGAVNGMHPNGKVDETCMQSREIWTGVTYSLAATMLLHGMEDQAFTTAQGIFLAGWSEEGYGYWFQTPEAWTIDGHYRSLIYMRPLAIWAMQHVLSPPRAILEAPKVNTMERAYVSPGALQFLQDSVRKITPKSGCF from the exons TGGAGAAAATGGAATTTCTGGTGTTCTCCTACATCACAA GACTGCCAACAATAATCCTCCAGTAACATTTGCTGTTGCTGCACGTGAAAACCAAAATGTTGATGTCACAGTGTTGCCAATTTTTGGGCTTTCTGGAGAAAGTTCAGTCACTGCTAAGGAGATGTGGGGCACAATGGTCCAG GGTGGTTGCTTTGACCGAGATAATTTCAATGCTGGCCCCAGCATGCCTTCTTCAGTGGGTGATACAGTTTGTGCAGCAGTTTCTGCTTCAACCTGGGTTGAACCACATGGAAGATGTACGGTTGTATTTGCGTTGGCTTGGTCTTCTCCCGAGGTTAAATTTAAGAAGGGAAGTAGGTACCATAG GAGATATACGAAGTTCTACGGAACTTCTCCAAGATCTGCTATAAACCTGGCGCAAGATGCCTTGATGA AGTACAAGCATTGGGAAGAGGAAATCGATAAGTGGCAGACCCCAATTCTCCGTGATGAGAGGCTTCCAGAATG GTACAAAATTACTCTCTTCAATGAGTTATACTTCCTAGTAGCGGGAGGAACTGTTTGGATTG ACAGTGATTTGAGTTCAAGTCTACCTGAGGACAGTGATTTGCCACTTCATAACAGCACTTGCAACTCTACCGTTCCACTTATTGGTTCTAGCCCACCTGATTTTGATGACAAAGAAAATGTTGGGAAGTTTTTGTACCTTGAAGGAGTGGAGTACTTCATGTGGTGCACTTACGATGTACACTTCTATGCTTCATTTGCTCTGTTGGATCTCTTTCCTAAGATTGAGCTGAGTATTCAACGGGACTTTGCTAGAGCTGTTTTGCGTGAAGATAGAACTAGAGTCAGATTTCTTGCTGATGGTACATGGGGCACACGCAAAGTAATTGGTGCTGTTCCCCATGATCTCGGAGCACATGATCCTTGGCATGAATTGAATGCATACAATATACATGATACAAGTAGATGGAAAGATCTGAATCCCAAGTTTGTGCTCCAGGTTTACAGGGATTTTGCTGCAACAGACGACATGTCATTTGGCAAGGATGTCTGGCCTGCAGTTTGTACTGCTATGGAATACATTGAACAGTTTGATCGTGATGGTGATTGTATGATTGAGAATGATGGTTTTCCTGATCAAACTTATGATGCTTGGACTGTTCTTGGAGTAAGTGCCTACTGTGGTTGTCTTTGGCTTGCTGCCCTTCAAGCTGCAGCCGCAATGGCCCGCAGCCTTGGACATGATGACTATGCTGACAGGTGCATGGTAAAATTTGCGAAGGCTAAACACGTGTTTGAAGCCAAGTTGTGGAATGGTTCATATTTCAATTATGACAGTGGAACAAGTTACAGTAGCCGCTCCATCCAGGCAGATCAGTTGGCCGGACAATGGTACACTGCATCATCTGGCTTGCCACCTCTGTTTGATGAGGACAGGATAAAATGCACGCTTCAGAAAATATTTGACTATAATGTGATGAGGGTGAAAGGAGGACGCATTGGAGCAGTCAATGGTATGCACCCAAATGGGAAGGTAGACGAGACATGTATGCAGTCAAGAGAAATCTGGACTGGAGTAACATACAGTTTAGCTGCAACGATGCTGCTCCACGGAATGGAGGATCAGGCTTTCACTACAGCGCAAGGCATTTTTCTTGCAGGATGGTCTGAAGAGGGCTATGG GTATTGGTTTCAAACTCCAGAAGCATGGACTATTGATGGCCACTATAGATCTCTGATATATATGCGCCCGCTTGCGATATGGGCAATGCAGCATGTGCTGTCTCCTCCAAGGGCGATCCTCGAGGCCCCAAAGGTAAATACAATGGAGAGGGCCTACGTTTCTCCTGGTGCGCTCCAGTTTCTCCAGGATAGCGTCAGGAAGATCACTCCCAAGAGTGGCTGTTTTTGA
- the LOC125532449 gene encoding non-lysosomal glucosylceramidase-like isoform X1, with the protein MLCFLEHGLFMMLVNTGKERAKVSLVMTWANSIGGLSHQSGGHVNEPFIGENGISGVLLHHKTANNNPPVTFAVAARENQNVDVTVLPIFGLSGESSVTAKEMWGTMVQGGCFDRDNFNAGPSMPSSVGDTVCAAVSASTWVEPHGRCTVVFALAWSSPEVKFKKGSRYHRRYTKFYGTSPRSAINLAQDALMKYKHWEEEIDKWQTPILRDERLPEWYKITLFNELYFLVAGGTVWIDSDLSSSLPEDSDLPLHNSTCNSTVPLIGSSPPDFDDKENVGKFLYLEGVEYFMWCTYDVHFYASFALLDLFPKIELSIQRDFARAVLREDRTRVRFLADGTWGTRKVIGAVPHDLGAHDPWHELNAYNIHDTSRWKDLNPKFVLQVYRDFAATDDMSFGKDVWPAVCTAMEYIEQFDRDGDCMIENDGFPDQTYDAWTVLGVSAYCGCLWLAALQAAAAMARSLGHDDYADRCMVKFAKAKHVFEAKLWNGSYFNYDSGTSYSSRSIQADQLAGQWYTASSGLPPLFDEDRIKCTLQKIFDYNVMRVKGGRIGAVNGMHPNGKVDETCMQSREIWTGVTYSLAATMLLHGMEDQAFTTAQGIFLAGWSEEGYGYWFQTPEAWTIDGHYRSLIYMRPLAIWAMQHVLSPPRAILEAPKVNTMERAYVSPGALQFLQDSVRKITPKSGCF; encoded by the exons TGGAGAAAATGGAATTTCTGGTGTTCTCCTACATCACAA GACTGCCAACAATAATCCTCCAGTAACATTTGCTGTTGCTGCACGTGAAAACCAAAATGTTGATGTCACAGTGTTGCCAATTTTTGGGCTTTCTGGAGAAAGTTCAGTCACTGCTAAGGAGATGTGGGGCACAATGGTCCAG GGTGGTTGCTTTGACCGAGATAATTTCAATGCTGGCCCCAGCATGCCTTCTTCAGTGGGTGATACAGTTTGTGCAGCAGTTTCTGCTTCAACCTGGGTTGAACCACATGGAAGATGTACGGTTGTATTTGCGTTGGCTTGGTCTTCTCCCGAGGTTAAATTTAAGAAGGGAAGTAGGTACCATAG GAGATATACGAAGTTCTACGGAACTTCTCCAAGATCTGCTATAAACCTGGCGCAAGATGCCTTGATGA AGTACAAGCATTGGGAAGAGGAAATCGATAAGTGGCAGACCCCAATTCTCCGTGATGAGAGGCTTCCAGAATG GTACAAAATTACTCTCTTCAATGAGTTATACTTCCTAGTAGCGGGAGGAACTGTTTGGATTG ACAGTGATTTGAGTTCAAGTCTACCTGAGGACAGTGATTTGCCACTTCATAACAGCACTTGCAACTCTACCGTTCCACTTATTGGTTCTAGCCCACCTGATTTTGATGACAAAGAAAATGTTGGGAAGTTTTTGTACCTTGAAGGAGTGGAGTACTTCATGTGGTGCACTTACGATGTACACTTCTATGCTTCATTTGCTCTGTTGGATCTCTTTCCTAAGATTGAGCTGAGTATTCAACGGGACTTTGCTAGAGCTGTTTTGCGTGAAGATAGAACTAGAGTCAGATTTCTTGCTGATGGTACATGGGGCACACGCAAAGTAATTGGTGCTGTTCCCCATGATCTCGGAGCACATGATCCTTGGCATGAATTGAATGCATACAATATACATGATACAAGTAGATGGAAAGATCTGAATCCCAAGTTTGTGCTCCAGGTTTACAGGGATTTTGCTGCAACAGACGACATGTCATTTGGCAAGGATGTCTGGCCTGCAGTTTGTACTGCTATGGAATACATTGAACAGTTTGATCGTGATGGTGATTGTATGATTGAGAATGATGGTTTTCCTGATCAAACTTATGATGCTTGGACTGTTCTTGGAGTAAGTGCCTACTGTGGTTGTCTTTGGCTTGCTGCCCTTCAAGCTGCAGCCGCAATGGCCCGCAGCCTTGGACATGATGACTATGCTGACAGGTGCATGGTAAAATTTGCGAAGGCTAAACACGTGTTTGAAGCCAAGTTGTGGAATGGTTCATATTTCAATTATGACAGTGGAACAAGTTACAGTAGCCGCTCCATCCAGGCAGATCAGTTGGCCGGACAATGGTACACTGCATCATCTGGCTTGCCACCTCTGTTTGATGAGGACAGGATAAAATGCACGCTTCAGAAAATATTTGACTATAATGTGATGAGGGTGAAAGGAGGACGCATTGGAGCAGTCAATGGTATGCACCCAAATGGGAAGGTAGACGAGACATGTATGCAGTCAAGAGAAATCTGGACTGGAGTAACATACAGTTTAGCTGCAACGATGCTGCTCCACGGAATGGAGGATCAGGCTTTCACTACAGCGCAAGGCATTTTTCTTGCAGGATGGTCTGAAGAGGGCTATGG GTATTGGTTTCAAACTCCAGAAGCATGGACTATTGATGGCCACTATAGATCTCTGATATATATGCGCCCGCTTGCGATATGGGCAATGCAGCATGTGCTGTCTCCTCCAAGGGCGATCCTCGAGGCCCCAAAGGTAAATACAATGGAGAGGGCCTACGTTTCTCCTGGTGCGCTCCAGTTTCTCCAGGATAGCGTCAGGAAGATCACTCCCAAGAGTGGCTGTTTTTGA